Proteins from a genomic interval of Bradyrhizobium sp. CCGB01:
- a CDS encoding 16S rRNA (uracil(1498)-N(3))-methyltransferase encodes MPSHDFRAPRLFVDAPLAQDTRVPLDRDQSNYLGNVLRLAAGAEVLAFNGRDGEWQAAIEGRKRPDGLVILQQTRPQDQLADLAYVFAPLKHARLDYMVQKAIEMGAATLQPVLTRFTQASRVNTERMRANVVEAAEQCGILSIAAVTEPVPLERYLSQRPAGRLLIFCDEAAEVQNPVQSLQGAYEPGQGIDVLIGPEGGFAEEERALLLRQPKILRLALGPRIMRADTAAVAALALVQAVLGDWGGGTG; translated from the coding sequence ATGCCCTCCCACGATTTTCGTGCTCCCCGCCTGTTCGTCGACGCCCCCCTTGCCCAGGACACCAGGGTCCCGCTCGACCGCGACCAGAGCAATTATCTCGGCAATGTGCTGCGGCTTGCCGCCGGTGCCGAGGTTCTGGCGTTCAACGGCCGCGACGGCGAGTGGCAGGCAGCGATCGAAGGCCGCAAGCGGCCGGACGGCCTCGTCATCCTCCAGCAGACCCGGCCCCAGGACCAGCTGGCCGACCTCGCTTACGTCTTCGCCCCGCTCAAGCATGCCCGGCTCGACTACATGGTGCAGAAGGCCATCGAGATGGGCGCCGCCACGCTTCAGCCGGTCCTCACCCGGTTCACCCAGGCCTCCCGGGTCAACACCGAGCGAATGCGCGCCAATGTCGTCGAAGCAGCCGAGCAGTGCGGCATTTTGAGCATCGCCGCGGTGACCGAGCCGGTGCCGCTGGAGCGGTACCTCAGTCAGCGCCCTGCGGGCCGCCTGCTCATCTTCTGCGATGAGGCAGCGGAGGTCCAAAACCCCGTTCAAAGCCTGCAAGGTGCGTACGAGCCCGGCCAAGGTATCGACGTGCTGATCGGCCCCGAAGGGGGCTTTGCCGAGGAAGAGCGAGCGCTGTTGCTGCGGCAGCCGAAAATCCTGCGGCTGGCGCTCGGCCCCCGCATCATGCGGGCCGACACCGCCGCGGTGGCCGCGCTGGCGCTGGTGCAGGCGGTGCTGGGCGATTGGGGCGGCGGGACCGGCTGA
- a CDS encoding ATP phosphoribosyltransferase regulatory subunit gives MTATATSNAAGSAAWADTLLLSFAQAGYVRAEPAILQPAEPFLDLSGEDIRKSLYLTTDLSGEELCLRPDLTIPVARDYLASGRAGQPAGFSYLGPVFRYRSGQASEFLQAGIESFGRQDRAAADAEMLALALEATSAFGVRDAEIRTGDVALFNALLDALDLYPVWRRRLVKDFNRKISLEKDLEKLAAATTATRSEYEGVLAALAGSDRKAALAFVTDLMSIAGTTNVGGRTTAEIADRFLEQSTLKGGALPREAIAVLKRFLGISGNPDDAIAELRALTTDAKLDLTAAVDQFESRVGFMAARGIDVKQTRFSTAFGRGLDYYTGFEFELHHRGNGAEPLVAGGRYDGLMTQLGSAEPIPAVGFSVWVDALTRIGRKVGA, from the coding sequence ATGACCGCGACTGCCACCTCAAATGCTGCCGGCTCCGCCGCCTGGGCGGATACGCTGCTCTTGTCGTTCGCGCAGGCCGGCTATGTCAGGGCTGAGCCCGCGATCCTGCAGCCGGCCGAGCCGTTCCTGGACCTCTCCGGCGAGGACATCCGCAAGAGCCTGTATCTGACGACGGACCTGTCCGGCGAGGAACTCTGCCTGCGGCCCGACCTGACCATTCCCGTCGCCCGCGACTACCTCGCCTCCGGCCGCGCCGGCCAGCCGGCCGGGTTCAGCTATCTCGGTCCGGTGTTCCGCTACCGCAGCGGCCAGGCCAGTGAATTCCTCCAGGCCGGTATCGAATCGTTCGGCCGCCAGGACCGTGCCGCGGCGGATGCCGAGATGCTGGCGCTGGCGCTGGAGGCGACCAGCGCCTTCGGCGTCCGCGACGCCGAGATCCGCACCGGCGACGTCGCGCTGTTCAACGCCCTGCTCGACGCGCTCGACCTCTATCCGGTCTGGCGCCGCCGTCTGGTCAAGGATTTCAACCGCAAGATCAGCCTGGAAAAGGATCTGGAGAAGCTCGCGGCCGCGACCACCGCGACGCGCAGCGAATACGAGGGCGTGCTGGCCGCGCTTGCCGGCTCCGACCGCAAGGCGGCGCTGGCTTTCGTCACCGATCTGATGTCGATCGCCGGGACCACCAATGTCGGCGGCCGCACCACGGCCGAGATCGCCGACCGTTTCCTCGAACAGTCGACGCTGAAGGGTGGCGCACTGCCCCGCGAGGCGATCGCCGTGCTCAAGCGCTTCCTGGGCATCTCGGGCAATCCCGACGATGCCATCGCCGAGCTGCGTGCGCTCACCACGGACGCGAAGCTCGATCTCACTGCTGCCGTCGACCAGTTCGAAAGCCGGGTCGGTTTCATGGCCGCGCGCGGCATCGACGTGAAGCAAACCCGCTTTTCGACCGCGTTCGGGCGCGGCCTCGACTACTACACCGGTTTCGAATTCGAGCTGCATCACAGGGGCAACGGCGCCGAGCCATTGGTCGCCGGCGGCCGCTATGACGGGCTGATGACCCAGCTCGGTTCAGCCGAGCCGATCCCCGCGGTCGGCTTCTCGGTCTGGGTGGACGCGCTGACCCGGATCGGCCGCAAGGTGGGAGCTTAA
- the hisG gene encoding ATP phosphoribosyltransferase, translating to MSAPFVLAVPSKGRLQENTEAFFARAGLKLSKAGGARDYRGTLAGLDNVEVAYLSASEIASQLSRGNAHLGVTGEDLVRENIADADRRVSLIEGLGFGYADVVVAVPQAWIDVRTMADLDDVTTGFREQHHMRMRVATKFINLTRAFFQTHGITDYRIVESAGATEGAPAAGSAELIVDITTTGATLAANGLRVLDDGVILRSQANLVASRDADWSPQARETARVILDHIAARARANKYREVRTRFRQCDAALLGEAHSRFGVEAPFGGPTSSGMLTLHCPPGQLYALASFLREHGAETVSVVSLDYVFDRENPLFAKLEAFLRR from the coding sequence ATGAGCGCGCCATTCGTCCTGGCCGTTCCCTCCAAAGGCCGCCTTCAGGAAAACACCGAGGCGTTCTTCGCCCGCGCCGGGCTCAAGCTGTCGAAGGCCGGCGGCGCGCGCGACTATCGCGGCACGCTTGCGGGCCTCGACAATGTCGAGGTCGCGTACCTGTCGGCGAGCGAGATCGCTTCGCAACTGTCACGCGGCAATGCGCATCTCGGCGTTACCGGCGAAGACCTGGTGCGCGAGAACATCGCGGATGCCGACAGGCGCGTGTCCCTGATCGAAGGGCTCGGCTTCGGCTATGCCGACGTCGTCGTCGCGGTGCCGCAGGCGTGGATCGACGTCCGCACCATGGCCGACCTCGACGACGTCACCACCGGCTTCCGCGAGCAGCATCACATGCGGATGCGGGTCGCGACCAAGTTCATCAACCTCACCCGCGCCTTCTTCCAGACCCACGGCATCACCGATTACCGCATCGTCGAGAGCGCAGGCGCGACCGAAGGCGCGCCGGCGGCCGGCAGCGCCGAGCTGATCGTCGATATCACCACGACCGGCGCGACGCTCGCCGCCAACGGATTGCGGGTGCTCGACGACGGCGTGATCCTGCGCAGCCAGGCCAATCTGGTCGCCTCAAGGGACGCCGACTGGTCGCCGCAGGCGCGGGAGACCGCCCGCGTCATCCTCGATCACATCGCAGCAAGGGCACGGGCGAACAAATACCGCGAGGTCCGGACCCGCTTCCGGCAATGCGACGCGGCCCTGCTTGGCGAAGCCCACAGCCGTTTCGGCGTCGAAGCCCCGTTCGGCGGACCGACCTCGTCGGGCATGCTGACGCTGCACTGCCCGCCGGGCCAGCTCTATGCGCTGGCGAGCTTCCTGCGCGAGCATGGCGCCGAGACCGTCTCGGTGGTTTCGCTCGACTACGTGTTCGACCGGGAGAACCCGCTGTTCGCCAAGCTCGAGGCGTTTCTGCGGCGGTGA
- a CDS encoding glycosyltransferase family 2 protein — translation MTLGSDVSGMTTTAASAAAKGLSIVVPVYNEAAGLAALHQRICDLARTLQERYRLACEVVYVDDGSADATLSIARSLPADAIDVQVVSLSRNFGKEAALMAGLDHARLGAVMFMDGDGQHPPALVEQLVRHWIEDGYDVVYTAKAHRDNEPFLRRVAVHGFYALINWGARQKIPEDAGDFRLLSPRAVAALRQLPERNRFFKGLASWIGFRQIRVDYEPAPRTHGVTTFSAARLLGLSIEGVTSFSVAPLRFASLLGVILAGGAFLFGLSILWEVWTTGKQVPGYPSLVIGLMTIGGVQLIMIGIVGEYIGKILSELKARPIYFVAEHSEKHFETDKAQAASSQDASKRTAAE, via the coding sequence ATGACGCTGGGCTCTGACGTTTCCGGCATGACGACCACCGCGGCCAGCGCCGCCGCGAAGGGGTTGTCGATTGTCGTCCCCGTCTACAACGAGGCGGCGGGCCTTGCCGCCCTGCACCAGCGCATCTGCGATCTCGCAAGGACCTTGCAGGAGCGCTATCGCCTCGCTTGCGAGGTCGTCTATGTCGACGACGGCAGCGCGGACGCGACGCTGTCGATTGCCCGCTCGCTGCCGGCCGACGCGATCGACGTCCAGGTGGTCTCGCTGTCGCGCAATTTCGGCAAGGAGGCGGCGCTGATGGCCGGCCTCGACCATGCCCGGCTCGGCGCCGTGATGTTCATGGACGGCGACGGCCAGCATCCGCCGGCCCTGGTCGAGCAGCTCGTGCGGCACTGGATCGAGGACGGCTATGACGTCGTCTATACCGCCAAGGCCCATCGCGACAACGAGCCCTTCCTGCGCCGCGTCGCCGTGCACGGCTTCTATGCGCTGATCAATTGGGGCGCGCGCCAGAAGATCCCTGAAGACGCCGGCGACTTCCGCCTGCTGTCGCCGCGCGCGGTCGCAGCCCTCAGGCAGCTGCCGGAGCGCAACCGCTTCTTCAAGGGCCTCGCGAGCTGGATCGGCTTCCGCCAGATCCGCGTCGACTACGAGCCCGCGCCGCGCACCCACGGCGTGACGACCTTCAGCGCCGCGCGCCTGCTCGGCCTGTCGATCGAAGGGGTGACCTCGTTCTCGGTGGCGCCGCTGCGCTTCGCCAGCCTGCTCGGCGTGATCCTCGCCGGCGGCGCCTTCCTGTTCGGCCTCTCGATCCTCTGGGAGGTCTGGACCACCGGCAAGCAGGTGCCCGGCTATCCCTCGCTCGTGATCGGCCTGATGACCATCGGCGGCGTGCAGCTCATCATGATCGGCATCGTCGGCGAATATATCGGCAAGATCCTGTCCGAGCTGAAGGCGCGCCCGATCTACTTCGTCGCCGAGCACAGCGAGAAGCATTTCGAGACTGACAAGGCCCAGGCCGCTTCAAGCCAGGACGCCTCGAAGAGGACGGCCGCCGAATGA
- a CDS encoding ChbG/HpnK family deacetylase has protein sequence MSAAAGLRRIWLCADDYGISPGVNRAIRDLIERGRLNATSVMMVGPAIERSEIEALQTAAKASPRCAIGLHVTLSAPFRPLTMHFRPLDGDMFMPFPKLLRAGLARRLDREFFRNEVKAQLAAFAEAFGRVPDFVDGHQHVQLYPQVRDGFVDAVAEVAPKAWVRQGGRDLPLLQRLASPKAMVLDILSAQFRRRAGTAGLSFNPGFAGAYDFTREADFGALMRQFLDGLPDGGLVMCHPGFVDDILSGLDPMTDVREREHAYLAGDAFARLLTDSGVTLG, from the coding sequence ATGAGCGCGGCCGCGGGCCTGCGGCGGATCTGGCTCTGCGCCGACGATTACGGCATCAGCCCGGGCGTCAACCGTGCCATCCGCGACCTGATCGAGCGCGGCCGCCTCAATGCCACCTCGGTGATGATGGTGGGACCCGCGATCGAGCGCAGCGAGATCGAGGCGCTCCAGACGGCGGCGAAAGCGAGCCCGCGCTGCGCCATCGGCTTGCACGTGACATTGTCGGCGCCGTTCCGGCCGCTCACCATGCATTTCCGACCGCTCGACGGCGACATGTTCATGCCGTTCCCAAAACTGCTGCGCGCGGGCCTTGCACGCCGACTCGACCGCGAATTCTTTCGCAACGAGGTCAAGGCGCAGCTGGCGGCGTTCGCGGAAGCGTTCGGGCGCGTGCCTGACTTCGTCGACGGCCACCAGCATGTGCAGCTCTATCCGCAGGTGCGCGACGGCTTTGTCGACGCGGTCGCCGAAGTCGCGCCAAAAGCCTGGGTGCGCCAGGGCGGCCGCGACCTGCCGCTCCTGCAGCGGCTGGCCTCACCAAAAGCGATGGTGCTCGATATCCTCAGCGCACAGTTCCGCCGCCGCGCCGGCACGGCCGGCCTCAGCTTCAACCCCGGCTTCGCCGGCGCCTATGATTTTACGCGCGAGGCCGATTTCGGCGCGTTGATGCGGCAATTCCTGGACGGCCTTCCCGATGGCGGCCTCGTGATGTGCCACCCCGGCTTCGTCGACGACATCCTGTCCGGCCTCGATCCGATGACGGACGTCCGCGAACGCGAGCACGCGTATCTGGCGGGAGATGCGTTTGCGCGCCTGCTGACGGACAGCGGCGTCACGCTGGGGTGA
- a CDS encoding DUF2076 domain-containing protein has translation MTPQERQLVDELFDRLSKLENAPRDPDAIAAISDGLRKAPGAVYALVQTTLLQDEALKRAHNRIQELEAAQAPEQAQSGGFLDTMRDSLFGGGPSRGSVPNVPPRDARPVWNTGQAMQQTQPGYPPYGQAYGQGQGQAPGYGAPPVGGGGGSFLGTAAAAAAGVVGGSLLLSSIRGMMGGSHQQAFGDTSSLGGDRNPWGGSDQSGGSLARDAGLNDIGSNRDRGDGSRQGFADQASNDRDNNDQNYDDNNDDGHMDMADDSDFDDGDDGGSDYA, from the coding sequence ATGACGCCGCAGGAACGCCAGCTCGTTGACGAGCTTTTCGACCGGCTTTCGAAACTGGAAAATGCACCGCGCGATCCCGACGCGATTGCCGCGATCTCCGATGGCCTGCGCAAGGCCCCCGGCGCAGTCTACGCGCTGGTGCAGACCACGCTGCTGCAGGACGAAGCGCTGAAGCGCGCCCATAACCGCATCCAGGAGCTGGAAGCGGCGCAAGCCCCCGAGCAGGCGCAGTCCGGCGGCTTCCTCGACACCATGCGCGATTCGCTGTTCGGCGGAGGCCCGTCGCGCGGCTCGGTTCCGAACGTGCCGCCGCGCGATGCGCGGCCGGTCTGGAACACCGGTCAGGCGATGCAGCAGACGCAACCGGGCTACCCGCCTTACGGACAAGCTTACGGCCAAGGTCAGGGCCAGGCTCCGGGCTATGGCGCCCCGCCGGTCGGCGGTGGCGGCGGCTCGTTCCTCGGCACGGCGGCGGCGGCCGCAGCCGGCGTCGTCGGCGGCTCGCTGCTGCTCTCCAGCATTCGCGGCATGATGGGCGGATCGCACCAGCAGGCCTTTGGCGACACCAGTTCCCTGGGCGGCGACCGCAACCCTTGGGGCGGTAGCGATCAGTCCGGCGGCTCGCTCGCGCGCGATGCCGGCCTCAACGACATCGGCTCGAACCGCGACCGCGGCGACGGCTCGCGCCAGGGCTTCGCCGACCAGGCGTCGAACGATCGGGACAACAACGACCAGAACTACGACGACAACAACGACGACGGCCATATGGACATGGCCGACGACAGCGATTTCGACGACGGAGACGACGGCGGCAGCGATTACGCGTGA
- a CDS encoding L,D-transpeptidase: MFKKMSVALLGSACTFIAGASSASAFDNSVPNDPPAVLYQPQVPTAPVRVASNANMGGGFIEFLFGDGPGRGPAYAPQQPVYQQQPGYYDPRRLPPMGEPQMQGGYQQGALQQEAVDPRQRPFDPRFEKQSVDYSGKESAGTIVVDTPNKFLYLVEGNGRAMRYGIGVGRPGFTWSGVKSITAKREWPDWTPPAEMIARRPDLPRHMEGGPENPLGARAMYLGSTLYRIHGSNEPWTIGTNVSSGCIRMRNEDVIDLYGRVNVGTKVVVM, translated from the coding sequence ATGTTCAAGAAAATGTCTGTCGCGCTGCTCGGCAGCGCTTGCACCTTCATTGCCGGCGCGAGCAGCGCCAGCGCCTTCGACAATAGCGTGCCGAACGATCCGCCAGCGGTGCTTTACCAGCCGCAGGTGCCGACGGCGCCGGTGCGCGTCGCCTCCAACGCGAACATGGGCGGCGGCTTCATCGAGTTCCTGTTCGGCGACGGCCCCGGTCGCGGTCCGGCCTACGCGCCGCAGCAGCCGGTCTATCAGCAGCAGCCGGGCTATTACGACCCGCGCCGCCTGCCGCCGATGGGCGAGCCGCAGATGCAAGGCGGATATCAGCAAGGCGCGCTTCAGCAGGAAGCGGTCGACCCGCGTCAGCGTCCATTCGATCCGAGGTTCGAGAAACAGTCTGTTGACTATAGCGGCAAGGAAAGTGCCGGGACCATCGTGGTCGATACGCCGAACAAGTTTCTCTATCTCGTCGAGGGCAACGGACGTGCGATGCGCTACGGCATCGGCGTCGGCCGTCCCGGCTTCACCTGGTCCGGCGTGAAGTCGATCACGGCCAAGCGCGAATGGCCGGACTGGACGCCGCCGGCGGAAATGATCGCGCGCCGGCCCGATCTGCCCCGGCACATGGAAGGCGGCCCGGAAAATCCGCTCGGCGCGCGCGCGATGTATCTGGGCTCGACGCTCTACCGCATCCACGGCTCCAACGAGCCCTGGACCATCGGCACCAACGTCTCCTCCGGCTGCATCCGCATGCGCAACGAGGACGTCATCGACCTCTACGGCCGCGTCAATGTCGGCACCAAGGTCGTGGTGATGTGA
- a CDS encoding protein phosphatase CheZ codes for MAVHRKRFRVEDIAGGEMPILDLTEEAGPMHSEIMAELRAIRAQMAKGTVPLSGSAAMAAIDASTAHELSEARTMLDTYRAQIEQCEKLKVELDLIHDAIDRTKREIATLHGKSFDGGEMAKVNGELGAVVGGTEQATQQILEAAESIDQAASAMSKVQSADQQKRLADDIQERVISIFEACNFQDLTGQRISKVMTTMKFIEQHINAMMEIWGGVDAIKAHVPAPADTRSEDEKLLNGPKLAGDVGHASQDDIDALFD; via the coding sequence ATGGCTGTTCACCGCAAGCGTTTTCGTGTCGAGGATATCGCCGGTGGCGAGATGCCGATTCTTGATTTAACTGAAGAGGCAGGCCCGATGCATAGCGAGATCATGGCGGAGCTGCGTGCGATCCGCGCACAGATGGCGAAGGGCACTGTGCCCTTGTCCGGCAGCGCAGCCATGGCGGCGATCGACGCCTCCACCGCCCACGAGCTCTCCGAAGCTCGCACCATGCTCGACACCTACCGGGCGCAGATCGAGCAGTGCGAGAAGCTGAAGGTCGAGCTCGACCTCATCCACGACGCCATCGATCGCACCAAGCGCGAGATCGCGACGCTGCACGGCAAGAGCTTCGACGGCGGCGAGATGGCCAAGGTCAATGGCGAGCTCGGCGCGGTCGTCGGCGGCACCGAGCAGGCGACCCAGCAGATCCTCGAAGCCGCCGAGTCGATCGACCAGGCGGCCAGCGCGATGTCCAAGGTGCAATCGGCCGACCAGCAGAAGCGGCTGGCCGACGACATCCAGGAACGCGTCATCTCGATCTTCGAAGCCTGCAACTTCCAGGACCTGACTGGCCAGCGCATCAGCAAGGTCATGACCACGATGAAGTTCATCGAGCAGCACATCAATGCGATGATGGAGATCTGGGGCGGCGTCGACGCGATCAAGGCCCATGTGCCCGCGCCGGCCGACACCCGCAGCGAGGACGAGAAGCTGCTCAACGGCCCCAAGCTCGCCGGCGACGTCGGCCACGCCTCGCAGGACGACATCGACGCGCTGTTCGACTGA
- the groES gene encoding co-chaperone GroES: protein MAKSKFRPLHDRVVVKRIDAEEKTKGGIIIPDTAKEKPSQGEVVAVGPGGRDEAGKLIPIDLKIGDRVLFGKWSGTEVKIDNEDLLIMKESDIMGVMA from the coding sequence ATGGCTAAATCCAAATTTCGTCCGCTGCATGACCGTGTCGTGGTCAAACGTATCGACGCCGAGGAAAAGACCAAGGGCGGCATCATCATTCCGGACACCGCCAAGGAAAAGCCGTCCCAGGGCGAGGTCGTCGCCGTCGGCCCCGGCGGCCGTGACGAGGCCGGCAAGCTGATCCCGATCGACCTCAAGATCGGCGACCGCGTGCTGTTCGGCAAGTGGTCGGGCACCGAGGTCAAGATCGACAACGAAGACCTCCTGATCATGAAGGAGTCGGACATCATGGGCGTAATGGCCTAA
- the groL gene encoding chaperonin GroEL (60 kDa chaperone family; promotes refolding of misfolded polypeptides especially under stressful conditions; forms two stacked rings of heptamers to form a barrel-shaped 14mer; ends can be capped by GroES; misfolded proteins enter the barrel where they are refolded when GroES binds) codes for MAAKDVKFSGDARDRMLRGVDILANAVKVTLGPKGRNVVIEKSFGAPRITKDGVTVAKEIELEDKFENMGAQMLREVASKTNDLAGDGTTTATVLAQAIVREGAKAVAAGMNPMDLKRGIDSAVAAVIKDIEKRAKPVAASSEVAQVGTISANGDAAIGKMIAQAMQKVGNEGVITVEENKSLDTEVDIVEGMKFDRGYLSPYFVTNAEKMTAELEDAYILLHEKKLSGLQAMLPVLEAVVQSGKPLVIVAEDVEGEALATLVVNRLRGGLKVAAVKAPGFGDRRKAMLEDLAILTGGQLISEDLGMKLENVTVKMLGRAGKVVIDKENTTIVKGAGKKPEIEARVGQIKAQIEETTSDYDREKLQERLAKLAGGVAVIRVGGATEIEVKEKKDRVEDALNATRAAVQEGIVPGGGVALLRAKKAVGRLTNANADVQAGINIVLKALEAPIRQISENAGVEGSIVVGKILENKSETFGFDAQNEDYVDMVEKGIIDPAKVVRTALQDASSVAGLLVTTEAMVAELPKKEAPPAMPAGGGMGGF; via the coding sequence ATGGCTGCCAAAGACGTCAAGTTTTCCGGAGACGCGCGCGATCGCATGCTGCGCGGTGTCGACATTCTCGCCAACGCCGTCAAGGTGACGCTCGGTCCGAAGGGCCGCAACGTCGTCATCGAGAAGAGCTTCGGCGCGCCCCGCATCACCAAGGACGGCGTCACCGTCGCCAAGGAGATCGAGCTCGAGGACAAGTTCGAGAACATGGGCGCCCAGATGCTGCGTGAGGTCGCCTCCAAGACCAACGACCTCGCCGGCGACGGCACCACCACCGCGACCGTGCTGGCCCAGGCCATCGTGCGCGAAGGCGCCAAGGCGGTTGCCGCCGGCATGAACCCGATGGACCTCAAGCGCGGCATCGACAGCGCGGTTGCGGCCGTCATCAAGGACATCGAGAAGCGCGCCAAGCCGGTCGCCGCCTCCTCCGAGGTCGCCCAGGTCGGCACCATCTCGGCCAACGGCGATGCCGCCATCGGCAAGATGATCGCCCAGGCGATGCAGAAGGTCGGCAACGAGGGCGTCATCACCGTCGAGGAGAACAAGTCGCTCGACACCGAGGTCGACATCGTCGAGGGCATGAAGTTCGACCGCGGCTATCTGTCGCCCTACTTCGTCACCAACGCCGAGAAGATGACCGCCGAGCTCGAGGACGCCTACATCCTCCTGCACGAGAAGAAGCTGTCCGGCCTGCAGGCCATGCTGCCGGTGCTGGAAGCCGTGGTGCAGTCGGGCAAGCCGCTCGTCATCGTCGCCGAGGACGTCGAGGGCGAGGCGCTGGCCACCCTGGTCGTCAACCGCCTCCGTGGCGGCCTGAAGGTCGCGGCCGTCAAGGCGCCGGGCTTCGGCGACCGCCGCAAGGCCATGCTGGAGGACCTCGCGATCCTCACCGGCGGCCAGCTCATCTCCGAAGACCTCGGCATGAAGCTCGAGAACGTCACGGTGAAGATGCTCGGTCGCGCCGGCAAGGTCGTGATCGACAAGGAGAACACCACGATCGTCAAGGGCGCCGGCAAGAAGCCGGAGATCGAGGCCCGCGTCGGCCAGATCAAGGCCCAGATCGAGGAGACCACCTCGGACTACGATCGTGAGAAGCTCCAGGAGCGTCTCGCCAAGCTCGCGGGCGGCGTCGCGGTGATCCGCGTCGGCGGCGCGACCGAGATCGAGGTCAAGGAGAAGAAGGACCGCGTCGAGGACGCGCTCAACGCCACCCGCGCCGCGGTGCAGGAAGGCATCGTCCCCGGCGGCGGCGTCGCGCTGCTGCGCGCCAAGAAGGCGGTGGGCCGTCTCACCAACGCCAATGCCGACGTCCAGGCCGGCATCAACATCGTGCTGAAGGCGCTGGAAGCCCCGATCCGCCAGATCTCCGAAAACGCGGGCGTGGAAGGCTCGATCGTCGTCGGCAAGATTCTGGAGAACAAGTCCGAGACCTTCGGCTTCGACGCCCAGAACGAGGACTATGTCGACATGGTCGAGAAGGGCATCATCGATCCCGCCAAGGTGGTGCGCACCGCGCTCCAGGACGCCTCCTCCGTCGCCGGCCTGCTGGTGACCACGGAGGCCATGGTCGCCGAATTGCCGAAGAAGGAAGCTCCGCCCGCCATGCCGGCCGGCGGCGGCATGGGCGGCTTCTAA
- a CDS encoding AAA family ATPase: MAASRQPLLVVFGGLPGTGKTTISRELTRRLSATYLRIDAIEQSLYAAGQAGGEMGYVIANALAAENLKLGRMVIADCVNPVVASRNGWRETARGSAARIVEIETVCSDLCMHRSRLEGRLPDIYGHDLPTWGGVVNRVYEPWDRGRLILDTATSSIEQLVDIAESHVRGVTL, translated from the coding sequence ATGGCAGCGTCTCGACAGCCCCTGCTGGTTGTGTTCGGCGGCCTCCCCGGGACCGGAAAGACCACCATCTCACGGGAGCTCACACGACGACTGTCAGCGACCTATCTCCGCATCGACGCGATCGAGCAGAGTTTGTACGCGGCGGGCCAGGCCGGTGGCGAGATGGGTTATGTGATTGCGAACGCGCTGGCCGCGGAAAACCTCAAGCTCGGCCGCATGGTCATCGCCGATTGCGTCAATCCGGTCGTTGCAAGCCGCAACGGGTGGCGGGAGACGGCGAGGGGAAGCGCAGCACGGATTGTCGAGATCGAAACAGTCTGCAGCGATTTGTGCATGCATCGAAGCCGATTGGAGGGCCGCTTGCCGGATATCTATGGGCATGACTTGCCCACTTGGGGCGGTGTCGTGAATAGAGTTTACGAGCCTTGGGATCGGGGGCGTCTCATTCTGGACACCGCTACCAGCTCGATTGAGCAGTTGGTTGATATCGCAGAGTCGCATGTTCGCGGAGTGACGCTGTAG
- a CDS encoding META domain-containing protein: MVSLRQMVCVAVAMLAVSTLARAEDGFPFGTEMTLEALPQPGSKRIPNIEIGDNGEVVLELWCKGGKGQFSVAGNTVIFVPGQIQDRSCPPARAQADDELVAALSSVETWKRQGDVLTLVGPKSLRFRTTGN; the protein is encoded by the coding sequence ATGGTTTCGCTCAGGCAGATGGTGTGTGTAGCGGTTGCAATGCTTGCGGTGTCCACGCTCGCGCGTGCCGAGGATGGTTTTCCGTTCGGCACCGAGATGACGCTGGAGGCGCTGCCGCAACCGGGCTCGAAGCGGATTCCGAACATCGAGATCGGCGACAATGGCGAAGTGGTGCTGGAGCTCTGGTGCAAGGGCGGCAAGGGCCAGTTCTCGGTCGCCGGCAACACCGTGATCTTCGTTCCCGGCCAGATCCAGGATCGCTCCTGCCCGCCGGCCAGGGCGCAGGCCGACGACGAACTCGTCGCAGCGCTGAGCAGTGTCGAGACCTGGAAGCGTCAGGGCGACGTGCTGACGCTCGTCGGCCCCAAGTCGCTACGCTTTCGCACGACCGGGAATTAA